A part of Streptomyces sp. NBC_00557 genomic DNA contains:
- a CDS encoding 5'-3' exonuclease produces the protein MTGRLMLLDTASLYFRAYFGVPDSVKAPDGTPVNAVRGLLDFIDRLVKDHRPEHLVACMDADWRPQWRVDLIPTYKAHRVAEEHEDAPDVEEVPDTLSPQVPVIEEVLDALGIARVGVAGYEADDVIGTFTARATGPVDIVTGDRDLYQLVDDARGVRVLYPLKGVGTLQLTDEAVLREKYGVDGRGYADLALLRGDPSDGLPGVAGIGEKTAARLLAEFGDLAGIMTAVDDPGAKLTPSQRRRLDEARPYVAVAPKVVRVADDVPLPEVDTALPRAPRDPGALEQLSRRWGLGGSLQRLVTTLTEPRA, from the coding sequence GTGACCGGACGACTCATGCTGCTCGACACCGCTTCGCTGTACTTCCGCGCCTATTTCGGCGTCCCCGATTCCGTGAAGGCGCCGGACGGCACGCCGGTGAACGCCGTGCGCGGGCTGCTGGACTTCATCGACCGGCTGGTGAAGGACCACCGGCCGGAGCACCTGGTGGCCTGCATGGACGCCGACTGGCGGCCGCAGTGGCGGGTGGACCTCATCCCCACGTACAAGGCGCACCGGGTCGCCGAGGAGCACGAGGACGCGCCGGACGTGGAGGAGGTGCCGGACACCCTGTCCCCGCAGGTGCCGGTCATCGAGGAGGTGCTGGACGCGCTCGGCATCGCCCGGGTGGGCGTCGCGGGGTACGAGGCGGACGACGTGATCGGCACCTTCACCGCGCGCGCCACGGGCCCCGTGGACATCGTCACCGGCGACCGCGACCTGTACCAGCTGGTGGACGACGCGCGGGGGGTGCGGGTGCTGTATCCGCTGAAGGGGGTCGGCACGCTCCAGCTGACCGACGAGGCGGTGCTGCGCGAGAAGTATGGCGTCGACGGGCGGGGGTACGCGGATCTGGCGCTGCTGCGCGGCGATCCGAGCGACGGCCTGCCGGGCGTGGCCGGGATCGGCGAGAAGACGGCCGCCAGGCTGCTCGCCGAGTTCGGGGACCTGGCCGGGATCATGACGGCGGTCGACGACCCGGGGGCGAAGCTCACGCCGTCGCAGCGCAGGCGGCTCGACGAGGCCCGGCCGTATGTCGCGGTCGCGCCGAAGGTGGTGCGGGTGGCCGACGACGTGCCGCTGCCGGAGGTCGACACCGCGCTGCCGCGTGCCCCGCGCGATCCGGGGGCCCTGGAGCAGCTGTCCAGGCGGTGGGGGCTCGGGGGCTCGTTGCAGCGGCTGGTGACCACCCTCACCGAGCCGCGTGCGTGA
- a CDS encoding quaternary amine ABC transporter ATP-binding protein — protein sequence MHPRLEAEHLFKVFGRRPDRAVDRLRQGADREELRADGTTAAVIDASFRVEEGEIFVVMGLSGSGKSTLLRMLNGLLEPTAGSVRFDGQDLTALTARELRELRSKRISMVFQHFALFPHRSVRDNAAYGLAVQGVPRAERERRADEALALCGLAGWEDSWPDELSGGMQQRVGLARALATDADLLLMDESFSALDPLIRRDMQDQLLELQKTLKKTIVFITHDLNEAMRLGDRIAVMRDGRIVQTGTAEDILLRPENDYVASFIQDVDRSRVLTAGALMDTSVTADAPLCGCETATRETPFTELCAISARLSHRVSVVDEANRVVGVVPRQRLVGFLGEETAEPAPCDSPDGKAKVISRA from the coding sequence GTGCACCCCAGGCTTGAGGCCGAGCACCTGTTCAAGGTCTTCGGCAGACGACCGGACCGAGCGGTGGACCGTCTGCGGCAGGGCGCCGACCGGGAGGAGCTGCGCGCCGACGGCACGACGGCCGCCGTGATCGACGCCTCCTTCCGCGTCGAGGAGGGCGAGATCTTCGTCGTCATGGGCCTGTCGGGCTCCGGCAAGTCCACCCTGCTGCGCATGCTCAACGGCCTGCTGGAGCCGACCGCCGGCAGTGTCCGCTTCGACGGCCAGGACCTCACCGCGCTCACCGCCCGCGAGCTGCGCGAACTGCGCTCGAAGCGGATCAGCATGGTGTTCCAGCACTTCGCGCTGTTCCCGCACCGCAGCGTCCGCGACAACGCCGCCTACGGCCTCGCCGTGCAGGGCGTGCCCCGCGCCGAGCGCGAGCGCCGCGCCGACGAGGCGCTCGCCCTGTGCGGCCTGGCCGGCTGGGAGGACTCCTGGCCCGACGAGCTGTCCGGCGGCATGCAGCAGCGCGTCGGCCTCGCCCGCGCCCTCGCCACCGACGCCGACCTGCTGCTGATGGACGAGTCCTTCAGCGCCCTCGACCCGCTGATCCGCCGCGACATGCAGGACCAGCTCCTCGAACTGCAGAAGACGCTGAAGAAGACCATCGTCTTCATCACCCACGACCTCAACGAGGCCATGCGGCTCGGCGACCGCATCGCCGTCATGCGCGACGGCCGCATCGTGCAGACCGGCACCGCCGAGGACATCCTGCTGCGCCCGGAGAACGACTACGTCGCCTCCTTCATCCAGGACGTCGACCGCTCCCGCGTGCTGACGGCGGGCGCCCTCATGGACACCTCGGTCACGGCCGACGCCCCCCTGTGCGGCTGCGAGACCGCGACCCGCGAGACGCCGTTCACCGAGCTGTGCGCGATCAGCGCCCGGCTGTCCCACCGCGTCAGTGTCGTGGACGAGGCGAACCGCGTCGTCGGTGTCGTCCCCCGGCAGCGCCTGGTCGGCTTCCTCGGCGAGGAGACGGCCGAACCCGCGCCCTGCGACAGCCCGGACGGGAAGGCGAAGGTGATCAGCCGTGCCTAG
- a CDS encoding ABC transporter permease/substrate binding protein → MPRIHLGDWVDSGVNWLVGHLSWLFDAVKAVMEGMYDGIDAVLGAPQPLLMAGILAVVAWWLRGLTAGVLAFAGFALVDSLALWDQAMSTLALVLVATVIALVISLPLGVWAARSKAVSAAVRPVLDLLQTMPSMVLLIPAMLFFGLGTAAGVVATLIFALAPGVRMTELGIRQVDAELVEAAEAFGTTPRDILWRVQLPLALPTIMAGVNQVIMLGLSMVVIAGMVGTGGLGGAVNEAIGQLDIGYGFEAGVGIVVLAIYLDRVTGALGTQLSPLGRRAAAKARTRAWSYRPRPAVAVVGVVVLALVAGGLGIFGSGAGTSSEASGTDVGKGKEIRIGYIPWDEGIASTFLWKEILEERGFKVTTTQYAAGPLYTGLATGQLDFETDSWLPTTHAEYWKKYGKQLDDLGSWYGPTSLELTVPSYVKDVNSLADLKAHASEFGGKIVGIEPSAGEMGLLKSKVLKAYGLDGSYQVIDGSTPAMLAELKRAYSKKQPVVVTLWSPHWAYSDYDLKKLKDPKGAWGSGDGVHTLARKGFAADDPQVARWLKHFSMTEKQLTGLEARIQKAGKGHEQDAVRGWLREHPGLVDAWAPVAGKDAKSRAAG, encoded by the coding sequence GTGCCTAGGATCCATCTCGGCGACTGGGTCGACTCCGGCGTCAACTGGCTGGTCGGCCACCTCTCCTGGCTCTTCGACGCCGTCAAGGCGGTCATGGAGGGCATGTACGACGGCATCGACGCCGTGCTCGGCGCGCCCCAGCCCCTGCTGATGGCCGGCATCCTCGCCGTCGTCGCGTGGTGGCTGCGCGGCCTCACCGCCGGCGTCCTCGCCTTCGCCGGATTCGCGCTGGTCGACTCGCTCGCCCTGTGGGACCAGGCCATGTCCACGCTCGCCCTGGTCCTCGTGGCGACCGTGATCGCGCTGGTGATCTCCCTCCCGCTGGGCGTCTGGGCCGCCCGCTCCAAGGCGGTCAGCGCCGCCGTGCGCCCGGTCCTGGACCTGCTGCAGACCATGCCGTCGATGGTCCTGCTGATCCCGGCCATGCTGTTCTTCGGGCTCGGTACCGCGGCCGGCGTCGTCGCCACCCTGATCTTCGCGCTCGCCCCCGGCGTCCGCATGACCGAGCTCGGCATCCGCCAGGTCGACGCCGAACTGGTCGAGGCCGCCGAGGCGTTCGGCACGACCCCGCGCGACATCCTCTGGCGGGTCCAGCTGCCGCTCGCCCTGCCGACCATCATGGCCGGCGTCAACCAGGTGATCATGCTCGGTCTGTCCATGGTCGTCATCGCCGGCATGGTCGGCACCGGCGGCCTCGGCGGCGCGGTCAACGAGGCCATCGGCCAGCTCGACATCGGCTACGGCTTCGAGGCGGGCGTCGGCATCGTCGTCCTCGCCATCTACCTCGACCGCGTCACCGGCGCCCTCGGCACCCAGCTGTCCCCGCTGGGACGCAGGGCCGCCGCGAAGGCACGCACGCGTGCGTGGTCGTACCGGCCGCGCCCGGCCGTCGCCGTCGTCGGCGTGGTCGTCCTCGCGCTCGTCGCGGGCGGCCTCGGCATCTTCGGCTCCGGCGCCGGCACCAGCTCCGAGGCCTCCGGCACGGACGTCGGCAAGGGCAAGGAGATCCGCATCGGTTACATCCCCTGGGACGAGGGCATCGCCTCGACCTTCCTGTGGAAGGAGATCCTGGAGGAACGCGGCTTCAAGGTCACCACCACCCAGTACGCGGCCGGCCCCCTCTACACCGGCCTCGCCACCGGCCAGCTCGACTTCGAGACCGACTCCTGGCTGCCCACCACCCACGCCGAGTACTGGAAGAAGTACGGCAAGCAGCTCGACGACCTCGGCTCCTGGTACGGCCCGACCTCCCTGGAGCTGACCGTCCCGTCCTATGTGAAGGACGTGAACTCCCTGGCGGACCTCAAGGCCCACGCCTCCGAGTTCGGCGGGAAGATCGTCGGCATCGAGCCCAGCGCGGGCGAGATGGGCCTGCTGAAGAGCAAGGTCCTCAAGGCGTACGGCCTCGACGGCTCCTACCAGGTGATCGACGGGTCCACCCCGGCCATGCTCGCCGAGCTCAAGCGCGCCTACTCCAAGAAGCAGCCGGTCGTCGTCACCCTGTGGTCCCCGCACTGGGCGTACAGCGACTACGACCTGAAGAAGCTCAAGGACCCGAAGGGCGCCTGGGGCAGCGGCGACGGCGTGCACACCCTGGCCCGCAAGGGCTTCGCCGCCGACGATCCGCAGGTCGCCCGCTGGCTGAAGCACTTCTCCATGACCGAGAAGCAGCTCACCGGCCTGGAGGCGCGGATCCAGAAGGCCGGCAAGGGCCACGAGCAGGACGCCGTACGCGGCTGGCTGCGCGAGCACCCCGGCCTGGTCGACGCCTGGGCCCCGGTCGCGGGGAAGGACGCCAAGAGCCGGGCGGCCGGGTGA
- a CDS encoding helix-turn-helix domain-containing protein codes for MGDHKEQQPVRVGAAVRRRRRALELTLAVVAERSGLSVPFLSQVENDRARPSRTSLERLADALRTTAVELLAAADPAASVDVVRADPAAEDDFAPRTRSLVRGHHQLHASEFTGDHDAGREFQHRNDELMYVADGAVEIEAEGRAYRLGRGDTLYLTGGVRHRWRATVPDTRVVVVAVAEHIEAVQDRSR; via the coding sequence ATGGGCGACCACAAAGAGCAGCAGCCCGTGCGGGTGGGCGCGGCCGTCCGGCGGCGCCGTCGTGCCCTGGAGCTGACCCTCGCCGTCGTGGCCGAGCGCAGCGGCCTGTCGGTGCCCTTCCTCAGCCAGGTCGAGAACGACCGGGCCCGCCCCAGCCGCACCTCGCTGGAGCGGCTGGCCGACGCCCTGCGCACCACCGCCGTGGAACTCCTCGCCGCCGCCGACCCGGCGGCGAGCGTCGACGTCGTCCGCGCCGACCCGGCCGCCGAGGACGACTTCGCGCCCCGCACCCGTTCCCTGGTCCGCGGCCACCACCAGCTGCACGCCTCCGAGTTCACCGGCGACCACGACGCGGGCCGCGAGTTCCAGCACCGCAACGACGAGCTGATGTACGTCGCCGACGGCGCGGTCGAGATCGAGGCGGAGGGGCGCGCGTACCGCCTGGGCCGGGGCGACACCCTGTACCTGACGGGCGGCGTCAGGCACCGGTGGCGGGCGACGGTGCCGGACACCCGGGTGGTGGTCGTGGCGGTCGCCGAGCACATCGAGGCCGTGCAGGACAGGTCCCGTTAG
- a CDS encoding helical backbone metal receptor: protein MRVVSLVPSLTEAVARTLPGALVGATDWCTHPADLDVTRIGGTKNPALDRILALAPDLVIANEEENRAPDLDALRAAGLAVLVTEVRSVPQAFAELDRVLRACGAHGRPRWLKEAEEAWAALPEPAGRRTAVVPVWRRPWMVLGRDTFAGDVLARLGVDHLYAGHPDRYPRVPLDDLRAAAPDLVVLPDEPYRFTGDDGPEAFPGLPCALVSGRHLTWYGPSLTEAPRVLSEALRAARR from the coding sequence GTGCGGGTCGTCTCCCTGGTCCCGTCCCTCACGGAGGCGGTGGCCCGGACCCTGCCCGGCGCCCTCGTCGGCGCCACCGACTGGTGCACGCACCCGGCGGACCTCGACGTCACCAGGATCGGCGGCACCAAGAACCCCGCGCTCGACCGCATCCTCGCCCTCGCCCCCGACCTGGTGATCGCCAACGAGGAGGAGAACCGCGCCCCCGATCTCGACGCCCTGCGCGCCGCGGGCCTCGCCGTGCTGGTCACCGAGGTGCGCAGCGTCCCGCAGGCCTTCGCCGAGCTGGACCGGGTCCTTCGGGCGTGCGGTGCGCACGGGCGGCCCCGCTGGCTGAAGGAGGCGGAGGAGGCCTGGGCCGCGCTGCCCGAGCCGGCCGGGCGCAGGACGGCGGTCGTACCGGTCTGGCGCCGGCCCTGGATGGTCCTCGGCCGGGACACCTTCGCCGGTGACGTGCTGGCCCGGCTCGGCGTGGACCACCTGTACGCCGGCCACCCCGACCGCTACCCCCGCGTGCCGCTGGACGACCTGCGGGCGGCGGCGCCGGACCTCGTGGTGCTGCCCGACGAGCCGTACCGCTTCACCGGGGACGACGGCCCCGAGGCCTTCCCCGGCCTGCCCTGCGCCCTGGTCAGCGGGCGCCACCTGACCTGGTACGGCCCGTCCCTCACCGAGGCGCCGCGGGTGCTGTCCGAGGCGCTGCGAGCAGCGCGCCGCTGA
- a CDS encoding C4-dicarboxylate ABC transporter: protein MVTAAHPLSAASVTPAARVRHLGPNWYAAVMGTAVLGSAGVALPAHAAVLRVVFAACWVLSLIMLAALLAARSLHWAHHRDQARAHLLDPAVAPFYGCLSMALLAVGGGALTAGQQVIGARAAVVLDAVLFTAGTAVGLAAAVAVPYLMAVRHRAGPAQASPAWLLPLVAPMVSAALGPLLVPHVPPGQARATLLLGSLALFGLSLLATLLMLPLVFGRLLSGPLPLALTPTLFLVLGPLGQSTTAVGKIADAAAGVVPAPYARGLDVFAVLYGVPVMGFALLWLALAAAHVVRARRHGMRFAMTWWAFTFPVGTCVTGAMALARHTGLVVYGGLAVGLYALLAAGWLAAASGTVRGLLSGALLAAPRTAPAAPR, encoded by the coding sequence ATGGTCACCGCAGCCCATCCCTTGTCCGCCGCCTCCGTCACGCCGGCCGCCCGGGTCCGCCACCTGGGCCCCAACTGGTACGCCGCCGTCATGGGCACCGCCGTCCTCGGCTCGGCCGGCGTGGCGCTGCCCGCGCACGCGGCGGTGCTGCGCGTCGTCTTCGCCGCCTGCTGGGTGCTGTCCCTGATCATGCTGGCGGCCCTGCTGGCGGCCCGCTCCCTGCACTGGGCCCACCACCGCGACCAGGCCCGCGCCCATCTCCTCGACCCGGCCGTGGCCCCCTTCTACGGCTGCCTGTCGATGGCCCTGCTGGCGGTCGGCGGCGGGGCCCTGACCGCCGGGCAGCAGGTGATCGGCGCCCGCGCCGCGGTCGTGCTGGACGCCGTCCTGTTCACGGCGGGCACGGCGGTCGGGCTGGCGGCCGCGGTGGCCGTGCCGTACCTGATGGCCGTACGGCACCGGGCCGGGCCCGCGCAGGCGTCCCCCGCGTGGCTGCTGCCGCTGGTCGCGCCGATGGTGTCGGCCGCGCTCGGCCCGCTGCTGGTGCCGCACGTGCCGCCCGGTCAGGCGCGCGCGACCCTGCTGCTGGGCAGTCTCGCCCTGTTCGGGCTGAGCCTGTTGGCGACGCTGCTGATGCTGCCGCTGGTCTTCGGCCGGCTGCTCTCCGGCCCGCTGCCGCTCGCGCTGACCCCGACGCTGTTCCTGGTCCTGGGTCCGCTCGGGCAGTCCACCACGGCGGTCGGCAAGATCGCGGATGCGGCGGCGGGGGTCGTACCGGCGCCGTACGCGCGCGGGCTGGACGTCTTCGCCGTCCTGTACGGGGTGCCGGTCATGGGGTTCGCGCTGCTGTGGCTGGCGCTGGCGGCGGCGCACGTGGTGCGGGCGCGCCGGCACGGCATGAGGTTCGCGATGACCTGGTGGGCGTTCACCTTCCCGGTGGGCACGTGTGTCACCGGCGCGATGGCGCTCGCCCGGCACACCGGTCTCGTGGTGTACGGCGGGCTGGCCGTCGGGCTGTACGCGCTGCTCGCCGCCGGCTGGCTCGCGGCCGCCTCCGGCACCGTGCGGGGCCTGCTCAGCGGCGCGCTGCTCGCAGCGCCTCGGACAGCACCCGCGGCGCCTCGGTGA